Sequence from the Methanocalculus alkaliphilus genome:
CAACGTGCTGATGCCGTCTTCATCTCCGGCGGGAGCTCAAAAGATGAGCGGGATGCATCAGCACAAGTGATTGCGGCGCTTGGAAAGGTACTCGTTCACGGAATCGCCATCTCACCCGGAAAACCAACAATCATCGGCGATGTCGCCGGCCGCCCCGTCATCGGACTCCCCGGGCATCCGTCATCGGCATTCATCGTCCTCCTTGCGGTTGCCGCACCCCTCCTTGCGGCGATGAGCGGCCGGCAGATGCCACTACGATCAATCCCTGCCACCCTCACGGCAGGCATTCCGTCTGCGAGGGGGAGAGAGGATTATGTCCGGGTCCGGTTGTATGACGGGGAGGCACACCCCCTCTTCTCAAAGTCCGGGCTGCTCCATACCCTTGTCCAGAGTGACGGGTATGTGATTGTGCCGGCTTCCTCAGAGGGATATGAGCAGGGGGCAGCTGTGGAGGTGATCCTGTGGTGAACAGGTACCTCTCCCTCGTCTCCCTCGAAGAGGCGGTAGAGACCATCATGACCCGATGCCCTCCACAGAAGCGGATCACCAGGATCCCGCTCCTTGAGAGTGTCGGGAAGGTTACGGCAGAACCGGTCTTTGCATACTATTCGGTGCCGGAGGCCCACCTCTCGGCAATGGACGGGATTGCGGTCCGATCACAGGATACGACGGGAGCAACAGATAAAAAGCCGGTTGTCCCTGACAATGCCGTCCGGGTCAATACAGGAAATGTCCTCCCTCCGGGATCTGACGCGGTGATCATGATCGAGGATGTCGAAGAGCTGGAAGGGAAGTATGCCATCCGAAGGCCGGCCGCCCCCTGGCAGCATGTCCGGCCGGTCGGAGAAGATATCGCCGAATCTGAGATGGCCATCCCGCGGGGCCATCGGATCCTGTATCATGATGTCGGGGCACTCGCCGCGTACGGGGTCACCGACCTCGCCGTCTCCACCATCCGGGCAGGGCTGATCCCGACCGGGAGCGAGCTTGTCCCCCATGGAAAGCGCCCCCTACCCGGCCAGGTCGTTGAGAGCAACTGCCTGATGGCGGCAGCCCACCTCAGGTCCCTGGGTATCGACGCGGTCCTCTATCCCCCGGTGGCAGATGAGCCGGATGCCATCAGGTCTGCGATCAGCGAGGCCGCGGAGAATTGTGACCTTGTGATAGTATCCGCGGGATCGTCAAAGGGGACGAAGGACTATACCGCCCGGATCATCGAAGAGATTGGGGAGGTCCTCATCCATGGTGTCGCGATCAAACCCGGAAAACCGGTGATCATCGGAAGGGTCAATGCAACGCCGATCATCGGTCTTCCCGGCTATCCACTCTCCGCCCTGACGATCATCCGTGAGATCATCACCCCCGTCATCAGGATGGCAGGAGGCAGTGCTCCGGACTATGGGACCATACAAGCCGAACTTACCAGAACACTCGCTTCAGATATCGGTACAGACGAGTTTGTCCTGATGACGGCAGGCGAGGTTGCCGGCAGGTTGATCGCCACACCCCTCTCCCGGGGTGCCGGTGTCCAGATGAGCGCTGTCCGATCAAACGGAGTACTACGGATTCCCCGGGATAGCGAAGGGGCAGAGACGGGCCAGGAGGTTGATATAGCGCTCTCTGTCCCTGAAGAGGCGATCCGATCCGGCCTCATTTTTGCAGGAAGCCATGATCCCGCCCTTGACCGGATGGCTGATCTCCTTGCACCGCTCCCTCTCCACTCGGCACATGTCGGAAGCATGGGCGGGGTGCTGGCATTGAAGCGGCGGCATTGCCATGCGGCACCCATGCATCTTCTTGCACCAGATGGAACCTACAACCTCCGGTACCTGGAGCGGTATCTCCCTGGTGAGGAGGTGACACTCATCTGTGTCGCCGAGCGGGAGCAGGGGATCGCATCGCGGGATGGCCTCTCGTTTGAGGATATCACCACCTCCTCGTTCGTCAACCGGCAGAAGGGATCCGGAACCAGGATGCTCCTTGATCACCTTCTGAAGGAGAGAGGAATCGATCCCGGATCAATCACGGGATACGACCGTGAGATGACGACACACCTCGCTGTCGCCCTCGCTGTGAAGAGCGGGGAGGCAGATACCGGGCTCTGTGTCGCATCTGCAGCAGAGACAGCAGGCCTCTCCTTTGTTCCGATAGGCACCGAACGGTATGAGCTGGCGATCATGACCGAGGATCTTCTGGACCC
This genomic interval carries:
- a CDS encoding molybdopterin biosynthesis protein — encoded protein: MVNRYLSLVSLEEAVETIMTRCPPQKRITRIPLLESVGKVTAEPVFAYYSVPEAHLSAMDGIAVRSQDTTGATDKKPVVPDNAVRVNTGNVLPPGSDAVIMIEDVEELEGKYAIRRPAAPWQHVRPVGEDIAESEMAIPRGHRILYHDVGALAAYGVTDLAVSTIRAGLIPTGSELVPHGKRPLPGQVVESNCLMAAAHLRSLGIDAVLYPPVADEPDAIRSAISEAAENCDLVIVSAGSSKGTKDYTARIIEEIGEVLIHGVAIKPGKPVIIGRVNATPIIGLPGYPLSALTIIREIITPVIRMAGGSAPDYGTIQAELTRTLASDIGTDEFVLMTAGEVAGRLIATPLSRGAGVQMSAVRSNGVLRIPRDSEGAETGQEVDIALSVPEEAIRSGLIFAGSHDPALDRMADLLAPLPLHSAHVGSMGGVLALKRRHCHAAPMHLLAPDGTYNLRYLERYLPGEEVTLICVAEREQGIASRDGLSFEDITTSSFVNRQKGSGTRMLLDHLLKERGIDPGSITGYDREMTTHLAVALAVKSGEADTGLCVASAAETAGLSFVPIGTERYELAIMTEDLLDPRISALIETIGSDAFRSILSGMGGYRTGETGTLQTLHL